A region of Vigna radiata var. radiata cultivar VC1973A chromosome 6, Vradiata_ver6, whole genome shotgun sequence DNA encodes the following proteins:
- the LOC106763483 gene encoding uncharacterized protein LOC106763483: MAEEENPGRRTLANAITVVGPQHFNNIVRPRVNALNMEVKLVLIQLVKSNHFNGLSNESPYYHLTTFNEICNTVKINGVSDEAIKLSLFPFSLEGNAKMWLNSFPKNSFTE, from the coding sequence ATGGCTGAGGAGGAGAATCCTGGGAGACGTACTCTGGCGAATGCCATCACTGTTGTTGGTCCTCAACACTTTAATAACATTGTAAGGCCGAGGGTCAATGCTTTGAACATGGAGGTGAAACTggtgttgattcaattggtgaagagcaaccaTTTCAATGGACTGTCAAATGAAAGTCCATATTATCATCTGACCACATTCAACGAGATTTGCAATACGGTGAAGATCAATGGTGTGTCGGATGAGGCGattaaacttagcttgtttcctttctcattggaaggcaatgctaaaATGTGGTTGAACTCTTTCCCGAAGAATAGCTTTACTGAATGA